In Pseudomonadales bacterium, a single window of DNA contains:
- the ahpF gene encoding alkyl hydroperoxide reductase subunit F, which yields MIDDNIRRQLQGYMERLVAPVELVASLDDSPHSRELERLLEQVAATSSSIRVLRDGNDARRPSFAIRKAGDAARMRFAGLPLGHEFSSLVLALLQTSGHPPKIDADTLEQVRALRGEFHFETYVSLSCQTCPDVVQALNAMAAVNPHITHTMIDGALFQDEVAAHEIMAVPAVFLNGKPFTQGRSGVAEILAKLDSGAAEREAARIAAKEHFDMLIVGGGPAGAAAAIYAARKGIRTGVIAERFGGQVLDTASIENFISVPHTEGPQFARALEEHVRRYEADIMNNQRAEALLPGSNGALHQIRLASGVTVKARSVVLATGARWREMNVPGEREYRGRGVAYCPHCDGPLFKGKRVAVIGGGNSGVEAAIDLAGVATHVTLIEFLDELRADAVLQQRLRSLPNTTVILGAQTTEVSGDGTRVDGISYRERASGVDHHIDLEGVFVQIGLQPNTDWLRDTLDLERNGEIRIDARGQTSVAGIFAAGDATTVPFKQIVIAVGEGAKASLSAFDYLIRNPLTVAAVA from the coding sequence CGTGGAACTGGTCGCATCTCTCGACGACAGCCCGCACTCGCGCGAGCTCGAACGGTTGCTCGAGCAGGTGGCAGCGACGTCGTCGTCGATCCGCGTGCTGCGCGACGGTAATGACGCACGACGCCCGTCGTTCGCCATCCGCAAGGCCGGCGACGCGGCGCGCATGCGCTTCGCCGGGCTTCCGCTCGGACACGAATTCAGCTCGCTGGTGCTTGCGCTGCTGCAGACGAGCGGTCATCCGCCGAAGATCGATGCAGACACGCTCGAGCAGGTACGCGCACTGCGCGGCGAGTTCCATTTCGAAACCTATGTGTCGCTGTCGTGTCAGACCTGCCCCGACGTGGTGCAGGCGCTGAACGCGATGGCCGCAGTGAACCCGCACATCACGCACACGATGATCGACGGTGCGCTGTTCCAGGACGAGGTTGCCGCCCATGAAATCATGGCGGTGCCCGCGGTGTTCCTGAACGGAAAGCCATTCACGCAAGGGCGCAGCGGCGTTGCCGAAATTCTGGCAAAGCTGGACTCCGGTGCAGCCGAACGCGAGGCAGCACGCATCGCTGCCAAGGAACACTTCGACATGTTGATCGTCGGTGGCGGACCCGCTGGCGCCGCCGCTGCGATCTACGCGGCACGCAAGGGCATTCGCACCGGCGTGATCGCCGAGCGATTCGGCGGGCAGGTGCTCGACACGGCGTCGATCGAGAACTTCATCTCCGTTCCGCACACCGAAGGACCGCAGTTCGCACGCGCGCTCGAGGAGCATGTGCGCCGCTACGAGGCGGACATCATGAACAACCAGCGCGCCGAGGCACTGCTTCCCGGCAGCAACGGGGCGCTGCACCAGATCCGTCTCGCCAGTGGTGTGACGGTCAAGGCACGTTCGGTCGTGCTCGCCACCGGCGCCCGCTGGCGCGAGATGAACGTGCCGGGCGAACGCGAATACCGCGGTCGCGGTGTCGCGTACTGCCCGCACTGCGACGGACCGCTGTTCAAGGGCAAGCGTGTCGCAGTGATCGGCGGCGGCAATTCGGGCGTCGAAGCCGCGATCGACCTCGCAGGTGTCGCGACGCACGTCACGCTGATCGAGTTCCTCGACGAGCTGCGCGCGGACGCCGTGCTGCAGCAACGTCTGCGCAGCCTGCCGAACACCACCGTGATCCTCGGCGCCCAGACCACCGAAGTGAGCGGTGATGGCACCCGCGTCGACGGTATCAGCTACCGCGAGCGTGCCAGCGGCGTCGACCACCATATCGATCTGGAAGGCGTGTTCGTGCAGATCGGGCTGCAACCAAACACCGACTGGCTGCGCGACACGCTCGATCTGGAGCGCAACGGTGAGATCCGGATCGACGCGCGCGGGCAGACGTCGGTAGCGGGCATATTTGCCGCCGGCGACGCAACCACGGTGCCATTCAAGCAGATCGTGATCGCCGTGGGAGAAGGCGCAAAGGCCAGTCTGTCTGCCTTCGATTACCTGATCCGCAATCCGCTGACCGTAGCGGCGGTGGCCTGA
- a CDS encoding SDR family oxidoreductase, whose protein sequence is MSDAGRLSGKVAVITGGAAGIGAAMARLFVQEGARVVIGDLKEDEGQALATELNAAAERRVALFQRTDVTSPADLETLVAQAEGAFGRLDVLCNNAGIGSMGDSVTLGIEQWRHVIDVDLNGVFYGCKAAIPALRRAGGGAIVNTASISGIGADYGFAAYNAAKAGVINYTRTLALDHAHENIRCNALCPGLVLTTLTHDILGIDPLAKAWCDAIPMGRPGQPEELARVALFLASDEASYMTGSAVVVDGGLIANNGQPNIPVILSGM, encoded by the coding sequence GTGAGCGACGCAGGCAGACTGAGCGGCAAGGTGGCGGTGATCACGGGTGGCGCCGCGGGAATCGGCGCGGCGATGGCGCGGTTGTTCGTGCAGGAAGGTGCACGGGTCGTGATCGGTGATCTGAAGGAAGACGAGGGACAGGCGCTGGCGACCGAACTGAATGCGGCAGCAGAGCGACGTGTCGCGCTGTTCCAGCGTACCGACGTGACCTCTCCGGCCGATCTCGAGACGCTGGTGGCGCAGGCCGAGGGTGCATTCGGCCGTCTCGATGTGCTGTGCAACAACGCCGGCATCGGCAGCATGGGTGATTCGGTCACGCTCGGGATCGAGCAGTGGCGGCATGTGATCGACGTCGACCTGAACGGTGTGTTCTACGGCTGCAAGGCGGCGATTCCGGCGCTGCGCCGTGCCGGCGGCGGCGCCATCGTGAACACGGCGTCGATTTCGGGCATCGGCGCCGACTACGGCTTTGCAGCGTACAACGCGGCCAAGGCCGGGGTGATCAACTACACGCGCACGCTGGCGCTCGATCATGCACACGAAAACATCCGCTGCAATGCATTGTGCCCGGGCCTGGTCCTGACCACGCTGACGCACGACATCCTGGGCATCGACCCGCTGGCAAAGGCGTGGTGCGATGCGATCCCGATGGGCAGGCCCGGGCAGCCGGAAGAACTCGCCCGGGTTGCGCTGTTTCTGGCCTCGGACGAGGCGAGCTACATGACGGGTTCCGCCGTCGTCGTCGACGGCGGGCTGATCGCGAACAACGGACAACCGAATATCCCGGTCATTCTGTCCGGGATGTGA